The DNA region TCGCGGCTCGACGGCGGGCAGCGAGAAAGGAACCCTGCGATCCAGCCTGTGCGTGACGCGCGACGAGCACGGTGAGAGCCCGGGAGAGGTCGCACGGAAACGGCGGCGGGAGTTGGAGGCGGCCGCGCGAGCGCTCGGCATCGGCGCCGTGACGCTGCTCGACCACGAGGACGGCATGCTGCCCTGGCTTGCCGCCGGTCCGCTGCGGTCCGAGATCGAAGGGGCGATTCGCGTGCGCCGGCCGGAGGTCGTCGTCACCTTCGATGCCGACGGTCTCTACTGGCACCCGGACCACATCGCGGTGCACGAGCTGACGACGGCCGCCGTCATGGCGCTGCGCGACGACGCACCGGCTCTTTACTACGTCACGATGCCTTCCGGATCGATGCGCGCCGTCGCGGATCATGCCGCGGAGACGTTGCGGGGCGGCGCGGCCAACGAGCCGCCATCCGGTGGCGCTTCGGATCCAGGACGCCGGAGAGACTCCACGAAACGCCGCCCGCCGTCGTCGATTCTCGGGGTTGCGGATCCGGATGCGTTCGGTTCGGGTGCGCCGGCGCCGACACTGGTCGTCGACGCGGGCGTCTTCGCGACACGGAAGCTTGCCGCGCTAGCCTGCCACGCGTCGCAGTTCCGGGACAGCGCACTGGCCTACGTCACCGAGCAGGATGCCCCTCGCCTGCTGGGCATCGAACACTACCGGCGGGCGGCGGCCGGCGCCGCGGGCCGCACGTTTCTCGAGGACCTCGGCTCACCACCCGAGCCATTCGCCGGGCCCCGCCATGCCGGCGACCGCCCCCCGGGCGGAGGCCGAACGGCGCCGCCATGCTGATCGAGA from Acidobacteriota bacterium includes:
- a CDS encoding PIG-L family deacetylase; its protein translation is MPAPTNLRVRSLLAVLAHPDDESIACGGLLAWCAHLGVDVSLLCMTRGEHGRGSTAGSEKGTLRSSLCVTRDEHGESPGEVARKRRRELEAAARALGIGAVTLLDHEDGMLPWLAAGPLRSEIEGAIRVRRPEVVVTFDADGLYWHPDHIAVHELTTAAVMALRDDAPALYYVTMPSGSMRAVADHAAETLRGGAANEPPSGGASDPGRRRDSTKRRPPSSILGVADPDAFGSGAPAPTLVVDAGVFATRKLAALACHASQFRDSALAYVTEQDAPRLLGIEHYRRAAAGAAGRTFLEDLGSPPEPFAGPRHAGDRPPGGGRTAPPC